TTTTTTAATAAAATCAGGCTGCTAGTGATAAATGCGATAGCCTCGTTAAACGTTAAATGGCCCACGATTTTATACGTGACATTTTCATGGTTGATACGCTCAACCCTAAACTTGGAAAGGAAATTACGATGTACATGGACGGTTTTAAACGGTTTTTATTTATAACAGCATGTTGTTTTATTGCTTTGTCTGGATGCAAGGAGAATTCGACTAATGATCAGGAGATGCTAGCACAGACGAAGGCATCCTATGGTATAGCCAGTGATAGCTTGGAAAATTTAAACCCTTATTTTTATTTAGCAGACACCACTCTCAGTGCATTACATCTGTTGAATGCACAGGAGGGGACCAAGGAGGGCAAGTGCAATTTTGGCACTTTTACTGCTACTTTGCATAATAATATATTGCAAATGGAGTTTCACGATTGCTCTGTTTTTTTGCCTCATCTTAATGGTGTGTTAGTACTTGAACTCACTGATATTGAAAAAGAAGGCTATCTGCTGGCATTGAATGGCAGGCTCTCTAGTCGCAATATAAGCTGGTCTTCTTCACTAGATGAAGAGCCCGAACTTAGAGATGATTTCGATGTTGAATTGGTACAAACAATCACGGGATCACATCGTACATTAACGACACTTAATTTTTCAGAAAGTACTATAGCTAGCAACCATTTGAGTGATGATGAAGTAGTAAAATTTGCCAGTATGAGTTTGCAGAGACAGCTCGATTATGAGTCGGGTATTTATAGCATTGCTTATGATGGTCAAATAACAAAATATAATGGTGAAGATGTCTCAGTATTTATTACCACTCCTGAACCGATTGAATTAATTTATAGTAATCACTTCCTTAATGGGACTTTAATTATTGATGATGGTAAAAGCCGTATTAAAGCCTCAATTTCAAAATTTGATCCCCGTCCATATTCTTTTGATATTGAAACGGAATTCGATAATGGTCAGACCTACCAACCTGGAAATCGTTTTGCTGCTTCTTTTGCCATGGAATCTGATATATTTTCTTTCACCAGCCGTACTGGTTTTTTAAGTAAGCAGGGACCTATTCTTACAGACAAGGCTGATATAAAAGATAGATTTTTTTATTCTGGGCTATCTCCCAATCACGGACTTGTTCAATCACCTGCTGAAGAGGATACACAACTTGGTTCTATGTCACGGGCTATTTTGCCTATATTCAATAATCTTGGGGAGTTTACTGTTTCTATATTTGATAGAGAAACGAATCTAGAGCTAGATTCTGCACTATACTCGGTTACATTAGATGGAATTTGGGTAAATATTTCATTCGACTCATCACTTTCATCTGCGAGCAGCTATAGCATTAATATCACAGATGATAATGGCAGAAAGATATTTTCGGACTATCAGACGTCATTAAACTAGTCATACTACAGTGTAAAGATATGGTTCTCCCCGAACTCATCACTACCTTATTCGGGTGGAGTAAGCCATACAGGGCTTGGTTCAACAATCGTTGAACCATTATTTTTAAAAAATCCTCTCTAAGTGCGCTTGCTAAGGCATTACATCGCTAAATAGATCCCATCAACTCGGCAGCGTCAAAGAACTGTTTGGGATATTCATTGAGTTTTTTAAAAATGAGTAACACTGTAACATGGGTATAGAAATGACTGTTACGACGTTGAATTTTTAGCGACGAGTAAAGTTACCTTTAAATTTTTTAAGTAATACCAATCGGAGTAAATAGCTGATCTATTTTACTGGTTAAAATAACTTACTTTTTTGTTGTAAGTTTCGAAAAGGGAGCAACCATTTACGTCAACTTACGCCTCAAATTAAGCCATTTTTCCTGCGCAAAATTTAGATCACATACTTAACCCGAGTGGTATAATTAATTTTGAATGGCAGAATAGGTTTAGTCAAAATATGAAAATCACTGAAATCAGTATCGCTGTTGTCAAAAATAGCGATGGTCTTTACTTAATTTGTTTACGCCCCGATCAGGTACATCAAGGTGGTAAATGGGAGTTTCCCGGTGGTAAGGTTGAAAGCGATGAACAACCAGCGCAAGCTATGTGCCGAGAGCTTAAAGAAGAGGTTGGTTTAATTGCTCAGCAATATGTGCTGATAGAATCTAAGCTGTTTAACTATAGCGATGCGCAGTTACATTTACATTTTTATCTAGTCACTGAATTTAGTGGTATCGCAACGGGACGAGAAGGTCAGCCCATTAAGTGGGTCAGCCAAGCGCAATTGAGCTTATATGAATTTCCACAAGCCAATAAAAGCGTGATTGCCCAATTATAAAAAAGTGGGGCCGTCTCGCTGTTTTATGTAGAAAAACTTTAAAAATTTTCTCTAATTCTCATATAGCTAGCAAAACGAGGAATGTTATTATCCGTTTTGCCCATGTATTTATAGGTGATCATCGCTCCAATCGGTGGGGGATTTTCGCGCTCTGTGTCGGAAAATCCAGTGCCAATTTTAAAGATGGCACCCTCGCTGTTTTTAACCAGTATTGAGCCTAATTTACCGGCGTATTTGCCCTGTCCAGGAACATGTTGCAACACAACGGCTTCATCATCTTGATATTGTTTTAACTTCATTAAATCTTGGCTGCGTTTAGCTTGGTACAAAGCTGTACCTTTATGCAACATTAACCCCTCTCCACCACCAGATAAGACTTGCTCGAGCATTTGTTGTAATTGCTGATTATTTTGTACTTTTTGTTGTGGGATCATTTTAAGATAAGGTGATGAGCTGTTAGCGATAATTTTTTCCATATTATCAATGCGCTGAGTAAAGTTTAATGGGGAGGTAGGAAGGTCAAATATCATAAAAGAGACACGTTTCCATTCACTATTTATGGGATAATGTTTGCGCACAACAGAGGCTACTGTTTGAAATTGATTACGTCCAATCCAAAGTTCACCGTCTAATGGTACAGAGGGAAAATCGTTAGTGAACCAAGCAGGCGCATTATATACATTACCCTGTCGTGATATAAGTTGTTTACCATCCCAATATGCACGAAAGCCATCAAGTTTTTCACTCACCCAATATTCTGTAATATCAATATCTTCATGATAAATTGTTGCGAGTTGAATAGGTGGGGGCGGCATCGCGTGCAGTAATGAACAAAAAAACAAGGCAAAATATACTGTCAACCGAGTAAACATAAAGATACTTCCTAAAATGCAGGGCTATAAAATGTGATTTTAGGAAGTTTTTCTGCAATTTTCAATTATTCAAAGTGTTACTGTGAACTCAAACGATAACGCGCTATTCAATAAAACGCATCGATAGATCAATTGCTTGTACATGTTTGGTAAGCGCGCCAACGGAAATAAAGTCAACCCCAGTTTGTGCATAGGATAGGATGGTTTTACGGTTAACGTTACCTGATACTTCTAAGTCGGCTTTGTGGCTTCTGCTGTTATTGATAGCAACAGCTTCAACCATCATCGGAATAGTAAAATTATCGAGCATGATACGCTGTGCGCCTGCATCCAATGCCTGCTTTAGCTCGTCAATGCTTTCAACTTCCACTTCAACCCAACGTTCTGGATGTTGTTCTCTTGCCACCGCGACAGCTTCAGCAATGCCACCGCAAGCTAAAATATGATTTTCTTTAATTAAATAGGCATCAAACAGCCCTAAACGATGATTAACCCCACCGCCGCAAAGTACCGCATATTTCGACGCATTGCGTAAACCCGGTAGAGTTTTACGTGTATCGAGTAATTTACATTTTGTTTCTGCGATTAAGTCTATATAGAGTTTTACTTTGCTGGCAATTCCAGAGAGTGTCTGAATAAAATTAAGTGCAGTGCGCTCACCGGTTAATAATGTGCGAGCGGGTCCTTCAAGATAGAATAGTTTGCTATTGGCCGGGACAAAATCACCATCTTTAACCAACCACGTTATTTTTACTTGGTTACCGAGTTGCCTAAACACTTCTTGCGTCCATGCTTGACCACAAAAAACAGCATCTTCACGTGTGATGACAAGGGCTTTGGCTTGCTTATCTTGAGGAATTAAGTTTGCTGTAATATCTCCTTCTGTGGCTGGTAAGCCATTTAAATCTTCATGCAAGGCGATTCTTACGCTTTCCGCTATTTCACTTCCAACCATGCTTTGTTCCCATTAAATAATAAATAATAATAAATATTACCTTCAATACCTTGTTAATAGCAATGATCTCAAACGAGAACTCTTATAAAATAGTTGTTTGTGATTAAATAGGAGTGCGTATGACAGTAATTATCGGCTTAACTGGCGGAATAGGAAGTGGTAAATCGACTGTTTCTGCTTTTTTTTCTGCGTTAAATGTTACGGTTATTGATGCCGATATACTTGCTCGCGAAGTTGTTGCTAAAGGGCAACCGGCATTAATTTCAATAGAACAACATTTTGGGCGTGAAATTTTAATAGAAGGTGAATTAAATCGCGCACTATTACGTGAGATTATTTTTCACGATGCAGAGCAAAAAAAATGGCTAGAAGCCTTATTACATCCTTTAATTCGTCATAAAATCTCACAGCAACTTGCACAATCAACAGGACGTTATATTTTATTAGAAGCACCTTTATTGTTTGAAAATAAATTAGATGATCTGACCGATTATAATTTGGTGGTAGATATTGAGCCTGAGCTACAGGTGTTACGTGCAAGCCGACGTGATGATGTTTCAGCGGAGCAGATTAAAGTGATTGTAGCGTCGCAAATTAGTCGCGAGAAACGTTTAAAGCAGGCTGACTTTGTGATCAATAATAGTGACAAATCACTTAATGAATTAAAAA
This window of the Psychromonas sp. MME1 genome carries:
- the mutT gene encoding 8-oxo-dGTP diphosphatase MutT, with the protein product MKITEISIAVVKNSDGLYLICLRPDQVHQGGKWEFPGGKVESDEQPAQAMCRELKEEVGLIAQQYVLIESKLFNYSDAQLHLHFYLVTEFSGIATGREGQPIKWVSQAQLSLYEFPQANKSVIAQL
- a CDS encoding DNA ligase, producing MFTRLTVYFALFFCSLLHAMPPPPIQLATIYHEDIDITEYWVSEKLDGFRAYWDGKQLISRQGNVYNAPAWFTNDFPSVPLDGELWIGRNQFQTVASVVRKHYPINSEWKRVSFMIFDLPTSPLNFTQRIDNMEKIIANSSSPYLKMIPQQKVQNNQQLQQMLEQVLSGGGEGLMLHKGTALYQAKRSQDLMKLKQYQDDEAVVLQHVPGQGKYAGKLGSILVKNSEGAIFKIGTGFSDTERENPPPIGAMITYKYMGKTDNNIPRFASYMRIRENF
- the nadC gene encoding carboxylating nicotinate-nucleotide diphosphorylase yields the protein MVGSEIAESVRIALHEDLNGLPATEGDITANLIPQDKQAKALVITREDAVFCGQAWTQEVFRQLGNQVKITWLVKDGDFVPANSKLFYLEGPARTLLTGERTALNFIQTLSGIASKVKLYIDLIAETKCKLLDTRKTLPGLRNASKYAVLCGGGVNHRLGLFDAYLIKENHILACGGIAEAVAVAREQHPERWVEVEVESIDELKQALDAGAQRIMLDNFTIPMMVEAVAINNSRSHKADLEVSGNVNRKTILSYAQTGVDFISVGALTKHVQAIDLSMRFIE
- the coaE gene encoding dephospho-CoA kinase (Dephospho-CoA kinase (CoaE) performs the final step in coenzyme A biosynthesis.); amino-acid sequence: MTVIIGLTGGIGSGKSTVSAFFSALNVTVIDADILAREVVAKGQPALISIEQHFGREILIEGELNRALLREIIFHDAEQKKWLEALLHPLIRHKISQQLAQSTGRYILLEAPLLFENKLDDLTDYNLVVDIEPELQVLRASRRDDVSAEQIKVIVASQISREKRLKQADFVINNSDKSLNELKNSVLDLDKRFNFLQKKENC